In Octopus bimaculoides isolate UCB-OBI-ISO-001 chromosome 28, ASM119413v2, whole genome shotgun sequence, the following are encoded in one genomic region:
- the LOC106875312 gene encoding 5'-AMP-activated protein kinase catalytic subunit alpha-2, producing the protein MAEKGSQSQAAQAKIGSYLLGDTLGVGSFGKVKIATHEQTKQKVAVKIVNRNKIKNLDVVGKIRKEIQNLKLFRHPHIIKLYQVFSTPTDIFMVMEFVSGXXXVCVSLSLSLYVYSFVCLSLSLKDAEARRFFQQIISGVDYCHRHMVVHRDLKPENLLLDHRLNVKIADFGLSNMMMDGEFLRTSCGSPNYAAPEVISGKLYAGPEVDIWSCGVVLYALLCGTLPFDDEHVPTLFRKIKSGMFPIPDYLSKDVTNLLVKCLQVDPLKRATIKDIREHDWFKVELPHYLFPSVDEDCNVIDTDVVKEICEKYNVTENEVRSAIYKNEPHDELLIAYNLVIDNKRIETEACRENKDFFLASSPPADSFMLSSPLKPHPERMPELKNVSRTLDPLLATENKLHHTPAKKAKWHLGIRSQSKPQDIMYEVFRAMKTLNFVSKF; encoded by the exons ATGGCGGAAAAGGGTTCCCAGTCGCAGGCAGCTCAAGCTAAAATAGGAAGTTACTTGCTTGGTGATACTCTGGGTGTCGGTTCGTTTGGCAAAGTTAAAA TTGCCACCCATGAACAAACGAAGCAGAAAGTTGCCGTTAAAATTGTGAACCGGAACAAAATCAAGAATCTGGATGTCGTCGGAAAGATTCGCAAAGAGATCCAAAACCTCAAACTGTTTAGACATCCACATATTATCAAGCT TTACCAAGTGTTCAGCACACCAACAGATATTTTTATGGTGATGGAGTTTGTATCGGGNNNNNNNNNNgtgtgtgtctctctctctctctctctctatgtctattcatttgtctgtctgtctctctct CTGAAAGATGCTGAGGCAAGACGATTCTTCCAGCAAATTATTTCAGGTGTTGACTATTGCCACCGCCATATGGTGGTACATCGTGATTTGAAACCTGAAAACCTTCTTCTGGACCATCGGCTCAATGTGAAAATTGCCGATTTTG GGCTTTCAAACATGATGATGGACGGAGAGTTTCTGCGAACCAGCTGCGGTTCACCGAATTACGCTGCACCAGAGGTTATTTCTGGAAA aCTGTATGCTGGTCCAGAGGTTGACATCTGGAGTTGTGGTGTTGTTTTATATGCCTTGCTGTGCGGAACG CTTCCATTTGATGACGAACATGTTCCAACATTGTTTAGAAAGATTAAGTCCGGTATGTTTCCAATCCCGGATTATCTAAGCAAGGACGTCACTAATCTATTGGTCAAATGTCTACAGGTAGATCCATTGAAGAGGGCCACCATAAAAGATATCAG AGAACACGATTGGTTTAAAGTTGAACTCCCACATTATCTGTTTCCCTCTGTTGATGAAGACTGTAACGTCATTGATACGGATGTAGTGAAGGAGATTTGTGAG aaatacaATGTCACCGAGAATGAAGTGCGTTCGGCCATTTACAAGAACGAGCCCCACGATGAGTTACTAATTGCATATAACCTCGTTATTGATAACAAACGAATAGAAACTGAAG CATGCCGAGAAAATAAGGATTTTTTCTTAGCATCAAGTCCTCCAGCAGATTCATTTATGCTG TCAAGTCCCCTCAAACCTCACCCAGAAAGAATGCCAG AATTAAAGAATGTAAGCCGTACCCTCGACCCACTGTTAGCTACTGAGAATAAACTTCACCACACTCCAGCCAAGAAAGCGAAATGGCACCTGG GTATTCGGTCTCAAAGTAAACCTCAAGACATTATGTACGAAGTGTTCAGAGCTATGAAAACCTTaaattttgtgagtaaattttaa
- the LOC106867523 gene encoding transport and Golgi organization 2 homolog — MDLMEGREGGTWLAVNRNGKLSCLLNIYCEEPDPSKKHRGQLVSDYLNNDQYTAVSYTNTLASLRTDFSPFTIVLMDLSSNEVYCLSNTEDNSEPQLLEPDIMTRNTPRNFHPSSQPFLISISKMKRNEEDQGPILCYWLMETAK, encoded by the exons ATGGATCTTATGGAGGGACGAGAAGGTGGAACATGGCTAGCTGTGAACCGGAATGGTAAATTATCTTGTTTACTAAACATTTACTGTGAGGAACCAGACCCTTCCAAGAAGCATCGTG GTCAACTTGTGTCCGACTATTTGAACAATGACCAATATACTGCTGTGTCTTACACGAACACTTTAGCTTCTCTCCGCACGGATTTCTCACCTTTTACTATTGTCTTAATGGATCTCAG TTCTAACGAAGTCTATTGTCTGTCTAACACTGAAGATAACAGCGAACCACAGTTATTAGAACCAG ATATTATGACCAGGAATACACCCAGAAATTTCCATCCTTCAAGTCAACCATTCCTTATATCTATTTCCAAAATGAAGAGGAACGAAGAGgatcaag gACCCATACTGTGCTACTGGTTGATGGAGACGGCAAAATAG
- the LOC106867525 gene encoding armadillo repeat-containing protein 7-like isoform X1, translating into MFSSEEYLRKKTGEYGIGRLSYLQSLVTEFEETTSDDAKKEILANLANFGYDPLNYGFFRQLNILDLFLDSLEDNDEKMVEFAIAGLCNCCLDEKNKEFIIKNDGVNIVKKHCLSGANEETLISALTCLMFLITPASKKAILTEEFTKRILDWSGNSNARIKNLATIFIEDYFNKEDNKVKYGDQASVADH; encoded by the exons ATGTTTAGTTCGGAGGAATATTTGAGGAAGAAAACTGGTGAATATGGCATCGGTCGTCTCAGTTACCTCCAGTCGTTGGTGACAGAGTTTGAAGAGACAACATCCGATG ATGCTAAGAAAGAAATTCTTGCCAACCTGGCTAATTTTGGCTACGACCCCCTAAACTATGGCTTCTTTCGCCAACTCAATATCCTGGATTTGTTTCTTG attcTTTAGAAGACAACGATGAGAAAATGGTAGAATTTGCCATAGCAGGTTTATGCAATTGCTGTTTAG ATGAGAAAAACAAGGAGTTTATTATCAAAAACGATGGTGTAAATATTGTGAAAAAGCACTGCCTCAG TGGTGCTAATGAAGAAACATTAATATCAGCCTTGACATGTCTGATGTTCCTCATCACCCCAGCTTCCAAAAAAg CTATTCTGACGGAGGAGTTCACAAAACGAATCCTAGACTGGTCTGGAAACTCTAACGCACGCATTAAAAACTTAGCTACCATATTCATCGAG GATTATTTCAACAAAGAAGATAATAAGGTGAAATACGGAGATCAAGCTTCAGTCGCAGACCATTGA
- the LOC106867525 gene encoding armadillo repeat-containing protein 7-like isoform X2: MFSSEEYLRKKTGEYGIGRLSYLQSLVTEFEETTSDDAKKEILANLANFGYDPLNYGFFRQLNILDLFLDSLEDNDEKMVEFAIAGLCNCCLDEKNKEFIIKNDGVNIVKKHCLSGANEETLISALTCLMFLITPASKKGLFQQRR, translated from the exons ATGTTTAGTTCGGAGGAATATTTGAGGAAGAAAACTGGTGAATATGGCATCGGTCGTCTCAGTTACCTCCAGTCGTTGGTGACAGAGTTTGAAGAGACAACATCCGATG ATGCTAAGAAAGAAATTCTTGCCAACCTGGCTAATTTTGGCTACGACCCCCTAAACTATGGCTTCTTTCGCCAACTCAATATCCTGGATTTGTTTCTTG attcTTTAGAAGACAACGATGAGAAAATGGTAGAATTTGCCATAGCAGGTTTATGCAATTGCTGTTTAG ATGAGAAAAACAAGGAGTTTATTATCAAAAACGATGGTGTAAATATTGTGAAAAAGCACTGCCTCAG TGGTGCTAATGAAGAAACATTAATATCAGCCTTGACATGTCTGATGTTCCTCATCACCCCAGCTTCCAAAAAAg GATTATTTCAACAAAGAAGATAA